A region of Sulfurimonas sp. DNA encodes the following proteins:
- the accA gene encoding acetyl-CoA carboxylase carboxyl transferase subunit alpha, protein MATFLNFEEKIKGIQEDIISARVRHDEKAVKTLEADLDKAVSKIFNNLTPFQKLQLARHTDRPYALDYINLIMRDKYEIHGDRHFRDDAAILCYLGYIGDEKVMVIGEQKGRGTKNKIRRNFGMPHPEGYRKALRAAKMAEKFNIPVLMLVDTPGAYPGLGAEERNQSEAIARNLLEFSQLNTQTVAIVIGEGGSGGALAISVADKFAMMRYSVFSVISPEGCSAILWSDPTKIEAATNAMKITSEDLKGLNLIDDIVNEPLIGAHRDKEKAANAISDYFLQSLESLRSLTDEERLEARYNKLTSVGAYSE, encoded by the coding sequence TTGGCAACATTTTTAAACTTTGAGGAAAAAATCAAAGGTATTCAAGAGGATATAATTTCTGCTCGTGTTAGACATGATGAAAAAGCTGTAAAAACTCTTGAAGCAGACTTAGATAAAGCAGTATCAAAAATATTTAATAATTTAACACCTTTTCAAAAACTTCAATTAGCTCGTCATACTGATAGACCATACGCCTTAGACTATATAAATTTAATAATGCGAGATAAGTATGAGATACATGGAGATAGACATTTTCGTGATGATGCTGCAATACTTTGCTACTTAGGTTATATAGGTGATGAAAAAGTTATGGTTATTGGTGAACAAAAAGGTCGTGGTACTAAAAATAAAATAAGAAGAAATTTTGGTATGCCGCATCCTGAAGGGTATAGAAAAGCCCTTCGTGCTGCAAAAATGGCAGAAAAATTTAACATACCTGTTTTGATGTTAGTTGACACACCTGGTGCATATCCAGGACTTGGAGCAGAAGAAAGAAATCAAAGTGAAGCAATTGCTAGAAACCTTTTAGAATTTTCACAACTAAATACACAAACAGTAGCTATCGTTATTGGGGAAGGTGGTAGTGGTGGTGCTTTAGCTATAAGTGTTGCTGACAAGTTTGCAATGATGCGTTATTCTGTGTTTAGTGTTATTTCTCCAGAAGGTTGTTCCGCGATTTTATGGAGTGATCCTACAAAAATTGAAGCAGCTACAAATGCGATGAAAATAACAAGTGAAGACTTAAAAGGGTTGAATCTTATAGATGATATTGTTAATGAACCACTGATTGGAGCACATAGAGATAAAGAAAAAGCAGCTAATGCTATTTCAGATTACTTTTTACAAAGTTTAGAATCTCTTAGAAGTTTGACAGATGAAGAAAGACTTGAAGCTAGATACAACAAACTAACAAGCGTCGGAGCTTACTCAGAGTAA
- the fabG gene encoding 3-oxoacyl-ACP reductase FabG, translating to MKFSGKNVLVTGSSRGIGAEIAKTLASFGLKVWVNYRNGADKADAVKEAIEKEGGKAAVIGFDVSDEAAFADAIKTIVSSDGELSYLVNNAGITNDKLALRMKEADFMSVINANLTSCFVGCRESMKVMRKKKFGAVVNIASIVGETGNAGQTNYAASKGGIIAMSKSFAKEAGTSGIRYNTVTPGFIATQMTDALSDEIKDNFTSNIPMKRFGNASEVAEATAFLLSDHASYITGETLKVNGGLNMA from the coding sequence ATGAAGTTTTCAGGAAAAAATGTTTTAGTTACAGGTTCAAGTCGTGGTATTGGTGCAGAAATTGCAAAAACTTTAGCTTCTTTTGGTTTAAAGGTTTGGGTAAATTATAGAAACGGTGCTGATAAAGCAGATGCAGTTAAAGAAGCCATTGAAAAAGAAGGTGGTAAAGCAGCAGTAATTGGTTTTGATGTTAGTGATGAAGCCGCATTCGCGGATGCGATAAAAACAATTGTATCCAGTGATGGAGAACTTTCTTATCTTGTAAATAATGCAGGAATTACAAATGACAAGTTGGCTCTTAGAATGAAAGAAGCAGATTTTATGAGTGTTATAAATGCAAATTTAACTTCATGTTTTGTTGGTTGTAGAGAATCTATGAAAGTGATGAGAAAGAAAAAATTTGGAGCAGTTGTAAATATAGCTTCAATTGTTGGTGAAACAGGTAATGCTGGCCAAACAAACTATGCCGCATCTAAGGGTGGAATTATCGCAATGAGTAAAAGTTTTGCAAAAGAAGCAGGAACAAGTGGAATTCGTTACAACACTGTCACTCCTGGTTTTATAGCGACCCAAATGACAGATGCTTTAAGTGATGAAATAAAAGATAATTTCACTTCAAATATTCCAATGAAACGCTTTGGAAATGCAAGTGAAGTTGCAGAAGCAACTGCATTTTTACTTTCAGACCATGCAAGTTATATAACAGGGGAAACCTTAAAAGTTAATGGCGGATTAAATATGGCGTAA
- a CDS encoding chemotaxis protein CheX, translating into MRALLKDGIGIFTPQGFLDGGSGESFLSLEDINATTDLKVDMILVSLKKVVFFNKNGLDIFMKIFAKVRHANNVAVGFCDYDEKKYNAIKVFYKDELNFSLFKSKEIALLFSSSFKNKSKNILLYSDDKSQRSAMAIELHDNGHNPVIAQSEKEFIEKAQNKEAYDLIIENTFLGQMGQKIATRVTGNAIIYTISSFLDAEIGNKFNIEYHNNSLNVGFRLFIFDAYKVISMNVHAMNFFSRLASSAAEFNASVCFVGLSFEKTPNTFKENLEDSGILFYNQMDDILQNKELLKELGASSAANNPKIRVLTKQLVTELPRFIDATVQTIEMMTNSKAVKQSAQINEIKIIEKDNKIASSIGYYGDLDGMVILIFPKDIAKKACELLISEKTDDIELILDTLAELVNIIGGKIKTMLSNENISVDITLPRTYNDVDSLLEVIEDRKGVQVDLEFNNDKFLFFLTR; encoded by the coding sequence ATGAGAGCACTTCTCAAAGATGGAATAGGTATATTCACGCCACAAGGCTTTTTAGATGGTGGCAGTGGTGAATCATTTTTAAGTTTAGAAGATATAAATGCAACTACTGATTTAAAAGTAGATATGATTTTAGTATCTCTTAAGAAAGTTGTTTTTTTCAATAAAAATGGTCTTGATATTTTCATGAAAATTTTTGCCAAAGTTCGTCATGCTAATAATGTAGCGGTTGGTTTTTGTGACTATGATGAAAAAAAATATAATGCTATTAAAGTATTTTACAAAGATGAGTTAAATTTTTCTCTATTTAAATCAAAAGAAATTGCTTTACTCTTTTCTTCTAGTTTTAAAAATAAAAGTAAAAATATTTTACTTTACAGCGACGATAAATCACAACGCTCGGCAATGGCTATTGAACTTCATGATAATGGACACAACCCAGTTATAGCGCAAAGTGAAAAAGAATTCATAGAAAAAGCACAAAATAAAGAAGCTTATGACCTTATAATAGAAAATACTTTTCTTGGGCAAATGGGGCAAAAAATTGCAACAAGAGTAACAGGGAATGCTATAATCTATACAATATCATCCTTTTTAGATGCAGAAATTGGGAACAAATTCAACATAGAATATCATAACAACTCTTTAAATGTTGGCTTTAGACTATTTATATTTGATGCCTATAAAGTGATTAGTATGAATGTTCATGCAATGAACTTTTTTTCAAGACTCGCTAGTTCAGCTGCAGAATTTAATGCTTCTGTTTGTTTTGTAGGTCTGTCTTTTGAAAAAACACCTAATACTTTTAAAGAAAATCTTGAAGACTCCGGTATTCTTTTTTATAATCAAATGGATGATATTTTACAAAATAAAGAGCTCTTAAAAGAACTCGGGGCTAGTAGTGCCGCAAATAACCCAAAGATAAGAGTACTTACTAAACAATTAGTTACCGAACTACCAAGATTTATAGATGCTACAGTCCAAACAATAGAGATGATGACAAACTCAAAAGCAGTTAAACAATCTGCTCAAATAAATGAGATAAAAATAATCGAAAAAGACAACAAGATAGCAAGTTCTATTGGTTATTATGGAGATTTAGACGGCATGGTCATTTTGATTTTTCCAAAAGATATTGCCAAAAAAGCTTGTGAACTTCTTATTAGTGAAAAGACTGATGATATTGAACTTATTCTTGATACACTTGCAGAACTTGTAAATATTATTGGTGGTAAAATCAAAACTATGCTCTCTAATGAAAATATTAGTGTTGATATTACACTGCCAAGAACTTATAATGATGTTGATAGTTTATTGGAAGTAATAGAAGATAGGAAAGGTGTGCAAGTAGATTTAGAATTTAATAACGATAAGTTTTTATTTTTCTTAACTAGATAA
- a CDS encoding Rieske 2Fe-2S domain-containing protein, with amino-acid sequence MYADNGTLFISYERVQLLDANGKPIKASSLKKETNYVFNYPFVSTPVILLDLDEPTLKDVKLKSEDGEEYIWKGGVGSKGTIVAYVAICSHQLAHPTPEDSFLQYCQKDKKTMSYKEGGVMVCSSHLSAFDVKSGCKNLSGPAEEPLASVILEIDKDDTIWASAVLGPDKFHEYFKAFKPELKKFYGGKRKGKKKIKNSATLLPLTEYTKEIVQY; translated from the coding sequence TTGTATGCGGATAATGGAACTCTTTTTATATCTTATGAAAGAGTACAGCTCTTAGATGCAAATGGAAAACCAATCAAAGCAAGCTCTTTAAAGAAAGAAACAAACTATGTTTTTAATTATCCTTTTGTCTCAACACCAGTAATTTTATTAGATCTTGATGAACCAACACTTAAAGATGTAAAATTAAAATCAGAAGACGGTGAAGAGTATATTTGGAAAGGTGGAGTAGGTTCAAAAGGCACGATAGTTGCCTATGTAGCTATTTGTTCTCATCAGTTAGCACATCCAACTCCAGAGGATAGTTTCTTGCAGTATTGTCAAAAAGATAAAAAAACAATGTCATATAAAGAGGGTGGAGTTATGGTTTGCTCTTCACATTTGTCTGCTTTTGATGTAAAAAGTGGCTGTAAAAATCTTTCAGGACCAGCTGAAGAACCTTTAGCTAGTGTTATTTTGGAGATTGATAAAGATGATACAATTTGGGCAAGTGCAGTTTTAGGACCAGATAAGTTTCATGAATATTTTAAAGCTTTCAAGCCGGAACTAAAAAAATTCTATGGTGGAAAAAGAAAAGGCAAGAAAAAAATTAAAAATTCTGCAACTCTTTTGCCATTAACAGAGTACACAAAAGAAATAGTTCAATATTAA
- the acpP gene encoding acyl carrier protein, producing the protein MALLEDIKEVVVEQLSVNPDEVKEDAKFVEDLGADSLDVVELVMALEEKFDIEIPDDEAEKIQTVKDVVEYIENK; encoded by the coding sequence ATGGCACTTTTAGAAGATATTAAAGAAGTAGTAGTTGAGCAATTAAGCGTTAACCCAGATGAAGTAAAAGAAGATGCTAAGTTTGTTGAAGATTTAGGTGCAGATAGCCTTGATGTAGTTGAATTAGTAATGGCTCTTGAAGAGAAGTTTGATATTGAAATTCCTGATGATGAAGCAGAAAAAATTCAAACAGTTAAAGATGTAGTTGAGTATATAGAAAATAAATAA
- a CDS encoding beta-ketoacyl-ACP synthase II, translating to MKRVVVTGMGMINAVGNDKESSFKAICEGECGIDIITAFDTEKYSVKIAGEVKDFDPSTVMAPKEVKKADRFIHLGLKAAQEAMLDADLPEDTDMERFGISAGSGIGGLPSIERNSIILENRGPRRISPFFIPGALVNMLGGFVSIEHGTKGPNLSSVTACAAGTHAISEACKTIMCGGADKMLVVSAECAVTGVGVGGFAAMKALSTNNENPKGASRPFDANRDGFVMGEGAASLVVEDYESAKARGAKIYGEIIGFGESGDANHITTPSLDGPARAMKAAYKMAGEPKLDYVNAHGTSTPINDKNETAAVKDLLGGKENCPPMSSIKGQIGHCLGAAGGIEAVTCLMAMRDGIIPPTINYNTPDENCDLDIVPNVSRKADLNVVMSNSFGFGGTNGVLIFKRI from the coding sequence ATGAAAAGAGTAGTAGTAACTGGTATGGGCATGATAAATGCAGTAGGAAATGATAAAGAGAGCTCTTTTAAAGCTATCTGTGAAGGTGAATGTGGAATAGATATCATAACAGCATTTGATACTGAAAAGTATAGTGTTAAAATTGCTGGAGAAGTAAAAGATTTTGACCCATCAACTGTTATGGCACCAAAAGAAGTTAAAAAAGCTGACAGATTTATTCATTTAGGTTTAAAAGCAGCACAAGAAGCTATGTTAGATGCTGATTTACCTGAAGATACAGATATGGAAAGGTTTGGAATTAGTGCAGGTTCAGGCATTGGTGGTCTTCCATCAATAGAGAGAAACTCAATAATTTTAGAAAATCGTGGTCCCCGTAGAATAAGCCCATTTTTTATTCCTGGTGCTTTAGTTAATATGCTTGGTGGATTTGTTTCTATTGAACATGGAACAAAAGGTCCAAATCTCTCAAGTGTTACAGCTTGTGCAGCTGGAACTCATGCTATAAGTGAAGCTTGCAAAACTATTATGTGTGGTGGTGCTGATAAGATGTTAGTTGTTTCTGCAGAATGTGCTGTGACTGGCGTTGGTGTTGGTGGTTTTGCAGCTATGAAAGCATTATCAACAAACAATGAAAACCCTAAAGGAGCTTCTCGTCCATTTGATGCGAATCGTGATGGTTTTGTTATGGGTGAAGGTGCAGCTTCTTTAGTAGTAGAAGATTATGAATCAGCAAAAGCACGCGGTGCTAAAATTTATGGAGAGATTATAGGTTTTGGTGAAAGTGGAGATGCAAATCATATTACCACTCCAAGTTTAGATGGTCCTGCTCGTGCGATGAAAGCTGCGTATAAGATGGCAGGTGAGCCAAAGTTAGATTATGTAAATGCTCATGGAACTAGTACTCCTATTAATGATAAAAATGAAACTGCTGCAGTTAAAGACCTGCTAGGTGGAAAAGAAAATTGTCCTCCTATGAGTTCTATAAAAGGTCAAATAGGGCACTGTTTAGGAGCTGCTGGTGGAATCGAAGCTGTAACATGCTTAATGGCAATGAGAGATGGAATTATTCCTCCAACAATAAACTATAATACACCTGATGAAAACTGTGATTTGGATATTGTTCCTAATGTTTCTAGAAAAGCAGACTTAAATGTAGTTATGAGTAACTCTTTTGGTTTCGGCGGAACTAATGGCGTTTTAATTTTTAAAAGGATTTAA
- the rpmB gene encoding 50S ribosomal protein L28 → MARRCAISGKGPMSGNNVSHAKNRTKRRFLLNLRTVRITLEDGTTKKIKISARELRTLKKNS, encoded by the coding sequence ATGGCAAGAAGATGTGCTATTAGTGGCAAAGGCCCTATGAGTGGAAACAATGTTTCTCATGCAAAAAACAGAACAAAGCGTCGTTTTTTATTAAACCTAAGAACAGTGCGTATCACATTAGAAGATGGTACTACGAAAAAAATTAAAATCTCTGCAAGAGAGTTACGCACACTTAAGAAGAACTCGTAA
- a CDS encoding HDOD domain-containing protein, producing the protein MITQEQIDSYIDKIPPSPKVLRDTLTFLNNGELAKASKMAQSDHALACYLRDLVNKPIYGFANKVNNVSQIFGILGLSGAQQSVYNYMTTLLSPAKWILFKLNTRVFHELQARLSINWEIILKHLKIEDKNISASISLLPASIIITEALFCEKIQDVTILRSAKNLDYNTILTRLSGIGIFDICEQISKKWEMPQEIAEIIQASSGINPSQNEELNKLGKWMHLLLFYELSKPIFIEAGLNDFINFQVDYIDDIYEDFAALMEVS; encoded by the coding sequence ATGATTACACAAGAACAAATTGATTCATATATAGACAAAATTCCACCAAGCCCCAAGGTGCTAAGAGATACCTTGACTTTTTTAAACAATGGCGAACTTGCAAAAGCTTCAAAAATGGCACAAAGTGACCATGCCCTTGCTTGCTATCTGAGGGACTTAGTAAATAAACCTATTTACGGTTTTGCGAATAAAGTAAATAATGTTTCTCAAATTTTTGGTATACTCGGTCTATCTGGCGCTCAACAAAGTGTTTATAATTATATGACTACGCTATTAAGTCCAGCTAAATGGATCCTTTTTAAATTAAACACTAGAGTTTTTCATGAACTTCAAGCTAGACTTTCTATAAACTGGGAAATTATTTTAAAGCACCTGAAGATTGAAGACAAAAACATAAGTGCTTCTATTAGTTTACTACCTGCAAGCATCATTATTACCGAAGCTCTATTTTGTGAAAAGATACAAGATGTCACTATTTTAAGAAGTGCAAAAAATCTCGACTACAACACAATCTTAACACGATTAAGTGGAATCGGAATTTTTGATATTTGTGAACAAATATCAAAAAAATGGGAGATGCCACAAGAAATTGCAGAAATCATACAAGCATCATCTGGAATAAACCCATCTCAAAACGAAGAGCTTAACAAACTTGGCAAATGGATGCATCTATTACTATTTTATGAGTTATCTAAACCTATATTTATAGAAGCCGGACTAAATGATTTTATTAATTTTCAAGTAGATTATATAGATGATATATATGAAGACTTTGCAGCGCTAATGGAAGTATCATGA
- a CDS encoding phosphoribosylanthranilate isomerase: MKVKICGITSYKDAMDAISAGVDALGFVFYEKSPRYISPLDAKQIISKLPPFVEKVALFVNVDAQIINSFMQESGCTLAQLHFEVPSSVYEQLFVPYIKVIRAKNAQDILNFSDEYRLIDAYCESYGGEGKRLNLEWFKNIDCSKIILAGGLDSLNVESLKSYGFYGVDVSSGVELSKGVKDKNKVKDFITNAK; the protein is encoded by the coding sequence ATGAAAGTTAAAATCTGTGGTATTACCTCATATAAAGATGCTATGGATGCAATAAGTGCTGGAGTGGATGCTCTTGGTTTTGTTTTTTATGAAAAATCGCCTAGGTATATCTCCCCACTAGATGCTAAACAAATCATTTCAAAACTTCCACCATTTGTGGAAAAAGTTGCTCTCTTTGTTAATGTAGATGCTCAAATTATAAACTCCTTTATGCAAGAATCAGGATGTACCTTAGCTCAACTTCATTTTGAAGTGCCTTCTTCAGTTTACGAACAACTTTTTGTTCCCTATATCAAAGTAATTAGAGCAAAAAATGCTCAAGATATTTTAAACTTTAGTGATGAATACAGGCTCATAGATGCTTACTGTGAATCTTATGGTGGAGAAGGTAAAAGATTAAATTTAGAGTGGTTTAAAAATATTGATTGTTCTAAAATTATTCTTGCTGGTGGCTTAGATTCTTTGAATGTAGAATCTCTTAAAAGTTATGGATTTTATGGCGTGGATGTTAGTAGTGGTGTTGAGCTTTCAAAAGGTGTTAAAGACAAAAATAAAGTAAAAGACTTCATAACAAATGCTAAGTAA
- a CDS encoding 3'-5' exonuclease, whose amino-acid sequence MLSNDLHLDAKSIHKLESKGLCLETLKRQINEDIDLSLELWHAQGLKIIKQNGYFYFETKFISLKKAEFCIVDIETNGSKIDKHQIIEIAAVKVVNGVIIQRFESLVKCKDINEHITLITGISAKDTKNAPTLKNVLAEFKLFLGDSIFIAHDVKFDYKFISLSMQKIGQEPLLNRSLCSLALAERTIESYRYALSYLNEALNLHPDATHHRAMSDVLTTYELFMLSLKNVGKSIRYVEDLIKYSKESKRLKRPKFDPLKIKEEDLL is encoded by the coding sequence ATGCTAAGTAATGATTTGCACCTAGACGCAAAAAGCATACATAAACTAGAGTCTAAAGGTTTATGCCTAGAAACTCTTAAACGGCAAATAAATGAAGATATAGACCTGTCACTTGAACTTTGGCATGCACAAGGTTTGAAAATCATTAAACAAAATGGTTATTTTTACTTTGAAACAAAGTTTATATCTCTTAAAAAAGCTGAATTTTGCATAGTTGATATAGAAACAAATGGTTCTAAAATTGATAAACACCAAATCATAGAAATAGCTGCTGTTAAAGTTGTAAATGGTGTAATAATACAAAGATTTGAATCACTTGTAAAGTGTAAAGATATAAATGAGCATATAACTTTAATAACAGGAATCTCAGCAAAAGATACAAAAAATGCTCCAACTTTAAAGAATGTTCTAGCAGAATTTAAGCTTTTTTTAGGTGATAGTATTTTTATTGCACATGATGTAAAATTTGATTATAAGTTTATTTCTTTGAGTATGCAAAAAATCGGGCAAGAACCTCTTTTAAATCGTTCTCTTTGTTCACTAGCTTTAGCTGAAAGGACTATTGAATCATATAGATACGCATTATCTTATCTAAATGAAGCACTAAACTTGCATCCTGATGCTACGCACCATAGAGCGATGAGTGATGTTTTAACTACTTATGAATTATTTATGCTGTCACTAAAAAATGTTGGAAAAAGTATAAGATATGTTGAGGATTTAATAAAATATTCTAAAGAATCAAAAAGACTTAAGAGACCAAAATTTGATCCTTTAAAAATCAAGGAAGAAGACTTACTCTGA
- the rpe gene encoding ribulose-phosphate 3-epimerase: MKVAPSVLSADFGNLQRDVEEICNSGCDLVHVDVMDGHFVPNLTIGPIVVSSIAKCATKPLDIHLMVQNNTFFVELFAPLKPKYISFHIEEEKHPHRLIQKIRSLGIKPAIVLNPHTPPESIEYLLQDLDMVLLMSVNPGFGGQSFIESVIPKASKLNDMRNKLNPNCLIEVDGGVNDKNIQGLKDVGVDIVVAGNYIFKHNSKKEAIKSLQI, encoded by the coding sequence ATAAAAGTAGCTCCTAGTGTTTTATCGGCAGACTTTGGTAATCTTCAAAGAGATGTTGAAGAAATCTGTAATTCAGGTTGTGATTTAGTTCATGTAGATGTTATGGATGGCCATTTTGTGCCTAACTTAACAATTGGTCCAATTGTAGTTTCCTCCATAGCTAAATGTGCAACTAAACCTCTCGATATTCACCTTATGGTTCAAAACAATACTTTTTTTGTTGAACTTTTTGCACCCTTAAAACCAAAGTATATATCTTTTCATATAGAAGAAGAAAAACATCCTCACAGACTGATACAAAAAATCCGTTCACTTGGCATTAAACCTGCAATTGTTTTAAATCCTCACACGCCACCAGAATCTATAGAATACTTACTACAAGACTTAGATATGGTTTTACTTATGAGTGTTAATCCTGGTTTTGGTGGACAAAGTTTCATAGAAAGTGTAATACCAAAAGCATCTAAATTAAACGATATGAGAAATAAACTTAATCCAAATTGTCTCATAGAAGTTGATGGCGGAGTAAACGATAAAAATATTCAAGGACTTAAAGATGTTGGTGTTGATATTGTTGTTGCTGGAAATTATATATTTAAACATAACTCTAAAAAAGAAGCTATAAAAAGTTTACAAATTTAA
- the gpmI gene encoding 2,3-bisphosphoglycerate-independent phosphoglycerate mutase, protein MSKKVVLVITDGIGYSSKTEHNAFYNALKPTYDRLFEKTPHSLVDTSGLSVGLPEGQMGNSEVGHMSIGSGRILYQNLVKISLALSENRLEKNEVLQDILNSSQRLHLIGLMSDGGVHSHIDHFMGIAKIAAKNGKKVFLHLITDGRDVSPTSAQKYLKIVESHLSENIQIATISGRFYAMDRDNRWTRLQRAYEAIVEATPKTDFEPAGYIGSSYALGETDEFVEPTAFEGYDGLKEGDSVLTINFRSDRMRELVTALGSANFSHFTRKTLNINLATMTEYDKSFSYPVLFSNDAPPNTLAEVISANGLKQLHTAETEKYAHVTFFLNGGIDEPYANETRVLIPSPDVKTYDMKPEMSADAVADTVLGAMDEDYDFIVVNFANGDMVGHTGDVEAAKIAVNTVDQQLGKILEKAKENNYAVVITSDHGNCEEMKDDDGNILTNHTVGKVWCFVVANGVTKVKEGGLNNIAPTVLKLMGLQIPSEMDASLI, encoded by the coding sequence TTGAGTAAAAAAGTTGTTTTAGTTATAACAGATGGAATAGGATATAGTAGTAAAACAGAGCATAATGCATTTTATAATGCTTTAAAACCTACTTACGATAGACTGTTTGAGAAAACACCTCACTCTTTAGTTGATACTTCTGGTTTAAGCGTTGGCTTGCCAGAAGGTCAAATGGGTAACTCTGAAGTTGGTCATATGAGTATTGGAAGTGGGCGTATTTTATACCAAAATTTAGTAAAAATTTCATTGGCTCTAAGTGAGAATAGATTAGAAAAAAATGAAGTACTTCAAGATATATTAAATTCTTCTCAAAGACTACATCTTATAGGACTTATGAGTGATGGTGGTGTACATTCTCATATTGATCATTTTATGGGAATTGCAAAAATTGCTGCAAAAAATGGAAAAAAAGTTTTTTTGCATCTTATAACTGATGGACGAGATGTTTCTCCAACTTCTGCTCAAAAATATTTAAAAATTGTTGAATCACACTTAAGCGAAAATATTCAAATAGCAACTATTTCAGGTCGTTTTTATGCGATGGATAGAGATAACCGTTGGACAAGACTTCAAAGAGCTTACGAAGCTATTGTAGAAGCAACTCCTAAAACAGACTTTGAGCCAGCAGGCTATATTGGCTCATCATATGCTCTTGGTGAAACAGATGAGTTTGTAGAACCAACTGCTTTTGAAGGGTATGACGGACTTAAAGAAGGGGATAGCGTTTTAACTATTAACTTTAGAAGTGATAGAATGAGAGAGTTAGTTACTGCTCTCGGGAGTGCTAACTTTTCACATTTTACGAGAAAAACTTTAAATATAAATCTAGCAACAATGACAGAGTATGATAAAAGTTTTTCATATCCTGTTTTATTCTCTAATGATGCCCCCCCCAATACACTGGCAGAAGTTATTTCAGCAAATGGATTAAAACAACTTCATACTGCTGAAACCGAAAAGTATGCTCATGTGACATTCTTTTTAAATGGTGGTATAGATGAACCTTATGCAAATGAAACTAGAGTTCTCATCCCATCGCCTGATGTGAAAACTTATGATATGAAACCAGAGATGAGTGCAGATGCAGTAGCAGATACAGTGTTAGGGGCAATGGATGAAGATTATGACTTTATAGTAGTAAACTTTGCCAATGGCGATATGGTAGGTCATACTGGTGATGTAGAAGCCGCAAAAATAGCTGTAAATACGGTAGACCAGCAACTTGGAAAAATATTAGAAAAAGCAAAAGAGAATAATTATGCTGTTGTTATCACTTCTGACCATGGAAATTGTGAAGAGATGAAAGATGATGATGGTAATATTTTAACAAATCATACCGTTGGAAAAGTTTGGTGTTTTGTAGTTGCAAATGGAGTAACAAAAGTTAAAGAAGGTGGTTTAAATAATATTGCACCAACAGTTTTAAAATTAATGGGTCTACAAATTCCATCTGAGATGGATGCTAGTTTAATCTGA